In Perca flavescens isolate YP-PL-M2 chromosome 7, PFLA_1.0, whole genome shotgun sequence, the following proteins share a genomic window:
- the birc7 gene encoding baculoviral IAP repeat-containing protein 7 isoform X6 — MTGTGQEEKGKPTCHRMTDDRSTMLRILEQPEMRREVERLRTFQNWPADAPVTSGDLAKAGFFFLGPGDKVQCFCCGGILRCWVHGDSPATEHKRHFPTCSFILGRAVGNIPLQVGSSDSVDGQLLSQLQRMTMDEQGTAGQAVYPEMEAEDSRLTTFHNWPTEASVQPDVLVRAGFFYTGHGDNVKCFHCDGGLRNWEPGDDPWQEHAKWFPRCEFLIQARGQEYISNIQDAHFHLGDTVGGSQTLTGRDIGSRNDMVGGLGASSAMLSPVVQTVLQMGFEASLVESLVQTKYLLTGQHYTSVSDLVTDVLQAEQEERQRGPQSREPESRHGSSAGNVRTQSPIREKVKDPSPEELLRQLQEERTCKVCMDKLVSIVFIPCGHLVVCGDCAASLRHCPICRAVIRGSVRAFMS; from the exons ATGACTGGCACAGGACAAGAAGAGAAAGGAAAACCTACATGCCACAGAATGACGGATGACAGGAGTACTATGCTGCGCATCCTTGAGCAGCCTGAGATGCGAAGAGAAGTGGAGAGACTTCGAACTTTTCAGAACTGGCCAGCAGATGCACCTGTCACATCTGGAGACCTGGCCAAGGCAGGTTTCTTTTTTCTAGGCCCCGGGGATAAAGTCCAATGTTTCTGCTGTGGAGGGATTTTAAGATGTTGGGTACACGGGGACAGCCCGGCCACCGAGCACAAGAGGCATTTCCCCACTTGCAGTTTCATACTTGGTCGAGCTGTGGGAAATATTCCACTCCAAGTTGGATCCTCCGACTCTGTGGACGGCCAGCTGTTGAGTCAACTCCAGAGGATGACTATGGATGAGCAGGGGACAGCTGGACAAGCGGTCTACCCAGAGATGGAGGCTGAAGATTCCCGGCTCACCACTTTCCACAACTGGCCCACCGAGGCCTCAGTCCAGCCAGATGTTCTTGTCAGAGCAGGATTTTTCTACACAG GTCATGGTGACAATGTCAAATGCTTCCACTGTGATGGAGGGCTGAGGAACTGGGAGCCAGGAGACGACCCTTGGCAGGAACATGCCAAGTGGTTTCCACG ATGTGAGTTTTTAATCCAGGCGAGAGGGCAGGAGTACATCAGCAACATACAAGATGCTCATTTCCATCTGGGTGATACTGTG GGTGGATCACAGACCCTCACAGGCAGAGATATCGGATCCAGAAATG ATATGGTCGGAGGTCTGGGAGCTTCCTCGGCCATGCTTTCTCCGGTCGTGCAGACTGTGCTGCAGATGGGATTTGAAGCCAGCCTGGTGGAGAGTCTGGTTCAGACCAAGTACCTTTTGACAGGTCAGCACTACACTTCtgtgtctgacctggtcactgaCGTACTGCAGGCGGAGCAGGAGGAAAGACAGAGGGGGCCACAGAGCAGAG AGCCAGAGTCGAGGCATGGCTCCAGTGCTGGAAATGTGAGGACACAATCACCCATCAGAGAGAAAG TGAAGGACCCCAGCCCAGAGGAGCTGCTGAGGCAACTGCAGGAGGAAAGGACCTGTAAGGTGTGCATGGACAAACTGGTGTCCATCGTCTTCATCCCCTGTGGCCATTTGGTGGTGTGTGGCGATTGTGCTGCCAGCCTGCGTCACTGCCCCATCTGCAGAGCTGTTATTAGGGGCAGTGTTCGTGCATTCATGTCCTAA
- the birc7 gene encoding baculoviral IAP repeat-containing protein 7 isoform X2 — translation MCRRMDLSVLEYFCPRSPFTLSLLFQREPSSVTLKPCTTLPQWLLHPGFERPLQFTSFTVGWQKFEASSVEQMRAPLWTVKGMTGTGQEEKGKPTCHRMTDDRSTMLRILEQPEMRREVERLRTFQNWPADAPVTSGDLAKAGFFFLGPGDKVQCFCCGGILRCWVHGDSPATEHKRHFPTCSFILGRAVGNIPLQVGSSDSVDGQLLSQLQRMTMDEQGTAGQAVYPEMEAEDSRLTTFHNWPTEASVQPDVLVRAGFFYTGHGDNVKCFHCDGGLRNWEPGDDPWQEHAKWFPRCEFLIQARGQEYISNIQDAHFHLGDTVGGSQTLTGRDIGSRNDMVGGLGASSAMLSPVVQTVLQMGFEASLVESLVQTKYLLTGQHYTSVSDLVTDVLQAEQEERQRGPQSREPESRHGSSAGNVRTQSPIREKVKDPSPEELLRQLQEERTCKVCMDKLVSIVFIPCGHLVVCGDCAASLRHCPICRAVIRGSVRAFMS, via the exons ATGTGTCGCCGAATGGACCTTTCGGTGCTTGAATATTTCTGCCCTCGGTCGCCTTTTACTTTGTCTTTATTATTCCAGAGAGAGCCCTCCTCAGTTACGTTAAAGCCCTGTACTACACTTCCCCAATGGCTGCTCCATCCGGGCTTTGAGCGGCCGCTGCAGTTCACGTCATTCACCGTGGGGTGGCAAAAGTTTGAAGCATCTTCTGTTGAACAAA TGCGCGCTCCACTATGGACCGTAAAAGGGATGACTGGCACAGGACAAGAAGAGAAAGGAAAACCTACATGCCACAGAATGACGGATGACAGGAGTACTATGCTGCGCATCCTTGAGCAGCCTGAGATGCGAAGAGAAGTGGAGAGACTTCGAACTTTTCAGAACTGGCCAGCAGATGCACCTGTCACATCTGGAGACCTGGCCAAGGCAGGTTTCTTTTTTCTAGGCCCCGGGGATAAAGTCCAATGTTTCTGCTGTGGAGGGATTTTAAGATGTTGGGTACACGGGGACAGCCCGGCCACCGAGCACAAGAGGCATTTCCCCACTTGCAGTTTCATACTTGGTCGAGCTGTGGGAAATATTCCACTCCAAGTTGGATCCTCCGACTCTGTGGACGGCCAGCTGTTGAGTCAACTCCAGAGGATGACTATGGATGAGCAGGGGACAGCTGGACAAGCGGTCTACCCAGAGATGGAGGCTGAAGATTCCCGGCTCACCACTTTCCACAACTGGCCCACCGAGGCCTCAGTCCAGCCAGATGTTCTTGTCAGAGCAGGATTTTTCTACACAG GTCATGGTGACAATGTCAAATGCTTCCACTGTGATGGAGGGCTGAGGAACTGGGAGCCAGGAGACGACCCTTGGCAGGAACATGCCAAGTGGTTTCCACG ATGTGAGTTTTTAATCCAGGCGAGAGGGCAGGAGTACATCAGCAACATACAAGATGCTCATTTCCATCTGGGTGATACTGTG GGTGGATCACAGACCCTCACAGGCAGAGATATCGGATCCAGAAATG ATATGGTCGGAGGTCTGGGAGCTTCCTCGGCCATGCTTTCTCCGGTCGTGCAGACTGTGCTGCAGATGGGATTTGAAGCCAGCCTGGTGGAGAGTCTGGTTCAGACCAAGTACCTTTTGACAGGTCAGCACTACACTTCtgtgtctgacctggtcactgaCGTACTGCAGGCGGAGCAGGAGGAAAGACAGAGGGGGCCACAGAGCAGAG AGCCAGAGTCGAGGCATGGCTCCAGTGCTGGAAATGTGAGGACACAATCACCCATCAGAGAGAAAG TGAAGGACCCCAGCCCAGAGGAGCTGCTGAGGCAACTGCAGGAGGAAAGGACCTGTAAGGTGTGCATGGACAAACTGGTGTCCATCGTCTTCATCCCCTGTGGCCATTTGGTGGTGTGTGGCGATTGTGCTGCCAGCCTGCGTCACTGCCCCATCTGCAGAGCTGTTATTAGGGGCAGTGTTCGTGCATTCATGTCCTAA
- the birc7 gene encoding baculoviral IAP repeat-containing protein 7 isoform X3 has translation MALYTPITREPSSVTLKPCTTLPQWLLHPGFERPLQFTSFTVGWQKFEASSVEQTGVLHSPSVRAPLWTVKGMTGTGQEEKGKPTCHRMTDDRSTMLRILEQPEMRREVERLRTFQNWPADAPVTSGDLAKAGFFFLGPGDKVQCFCCGGILRCWVHGDSPATEHKRHFPTCSFILGRAVGNIPLQVGSSDSVDGQLLSQLQRMTMDEQGTAGQAVYPEMEAEDSRLTTFHNWPTEASVQPDVLVRAGFFYTGHGDNVKCFHCDGGLRNWEPGDDPWQEHAKWFPRCEFLIQARGQEYISNIQDAHFHLGDTVGGSQTLTGRDIGSRNDMVGGLGASSAMLSPVVQTVLQMGFEASLVESLVQTKYLLTGQHYTSVSDLVTDVLQAEQEERQRGPQSREPESRHGSSAGNVRTQSPIREKVKDPSPEELLRQLQEERTCKVCMDKLVSIVFIPCGHLVVCGDCAASLRHCPICRAVIRGSVRAFMS, from the exons ATGGCTTTATACACGCCAATAACG AGAGAGCCCTCCTCAGTTACGTTAAAGCCCTGTACTACACTTCCCCAATGGCTGCTCCATCCGGGCTTTGAGCGGCCGCTGCAGTTCACGTCATTCACCGTGGGGTGGCAAAAGTTTGAAGCATCTTCTGTTGAACAAA CTGGTGTGCTGCACTCACCTTCAGTGCGCGCTCCACTATGGACCGTAAAAGGGATGACTGGCACAGGACAAGAAGAGAAAGGAAAACCTACATGCCACAGAATGACGGATGACAGGAGTACTATGCTGCGCATCCTTGAGCAGCCTGAGATGCGAAGAGAAGTGGAGAGACTTCGAACTTTTCAGAACTGGCCAGCAGATGCACCTGTCACATCTGGAGACCTGGCCAAGGCAGGTTTCTTTTTTCTAGGCCCCGGGGATAAAGTCCAATGTTTCTGCTGTGGAGGGATTTTAAGATGTTGGGTACACGGGGACAGCCCGGCCACCGAGCACAAGAGGCATTTCCCCACTTGCAGTTTCATACTTGGTCGAGCTGTGGGAAATATTCCACTCCAAGTTGGATCCTCCGACTCTGTGGACGGCCAGCTGTTGAGTCAACTCCAGAGGATGACTATGGATGAGCAGGGGACAGCTGGACAAGCGGTCTACCCAGAGATGGAGGCTGAAGATTCCCGGCTCACCACTTTCCACAACTGGCCCACCGAGGCCTCAGTCCAGCCAGATGTTCTTGTCAGAGCAGGATTTTTCTACACAG GTCATGGTGACAATGTCAAATGCTTCCACTGTGATGGAGGGCTGAGGAACTGGGAGCCAGGAGACGACCCTTGGCAGGAACATGCCAAGTGGTTTCCACG ATGTGAGTTTTTAATCCAGGCGAGAGGGCAGGAGTACATCAGCAACATACAAGATGCTCATTTCCATCTGGGTGATACTGTG GGTGGATCACAGACCCTCACAGGCAGAGATATCGGATCCAGAAATG ATATGGTCGGAGGTCTGGGAGCTTCCTCGGCCATGCTTTCTCCGGTCGTGCAGACTGTGCTGCAGATGGGATTTGAAGCCAGCCTGGTGGAGAGTCTGGTTCAGACCAAGTACCTTTTGACAGGTCAGCACTACACTTCtgtgtctgacctggtcactgaCGTACTGCAGGCGGAGCAGGAGGAAAGACAGAGGGGGCCACAGAGCAGAG AGCCAGAGTCGAGGCATGGCTCCAGTGCTGGAAATGTGAGGACACAATCACCCATCAGAGAGAAAG TGAAGGACCCCAGCCCAGAGGAGCTGCTGAGGCAACTGCAGGAGGAAAGGACCTGTAAGGTGTGCATGGACAAACTGGTGTCCATCGTCTTCATCCCCTGTGGCCATTTGGTGGTGTGTGGCGATTGTGCTGCCAGCCTGCGTCACTGCCCCATCTGCAGAGCTGTTATTAGGGGCAGTGTTCGTGCATTCATGTCCTAA
- the birc7 gene encoding baculoviral IAP repeat-containing protein 7 isoform X1, whose amino-acid sequence MCRRMDLSVLEYFCPRSPFTLSLLFQREPSSVTLKPCTTLPQWLLHPGFERPLQFTSFTVGWQKFEASSVEQTGVLHSPSVRAPLWTVKGMTGTGQEEKGKPTCHRMTDDRSTMLRILEQPEMRREVERLRTFQNWPADAPVTSGDLAKAGFFFLGPGDKVQCFCCGGILRCWVHGDSPATEHKRHFPTCSFILGRAVGNIPLQVGSSDSVDGQLLSQLQRMTMDEQGTAGQAVYPEMEAEDSRLTTFHNWPTEASVQPDVLVRAGFFYTGHGDNVKCFHCDGGLRNWEPGDDPWQEHAKWFPRCEFLIQARGQEYISNIQDAHFHLGDTVGGSQTLTGRDIGSRNDMVGGLGASSAMLSPVVQTVLQMGFEASLVESLVQTKYLLTGQHYTSVSDLVTDVLQAEQEERQRGPQSREPESRHGSSAGNVRTQSPIREKVKDPSPEELLRQLQEERTCKVCMDKLVSIVFIPCGHLVVCGDCAASLRHCPICRAVIRGSVRAFMS is encoded by the exons ATGTGTCGCCGAATGGACCTTTCGGTGCTTGAATATTTCTGCCCTCGGTCGCCTTTTACTTTGTCTTTATTATTCCAGAGAGAGCCCTCCTCAGTTACGTTAAAGCCCTGTACTACACTTCCCCAATGGCTGCTCCATCCGGGCTTTGAGCGGCCGCTGCAGTTCACGTCATTCACCGTGGGGTGGCAAAAGTTTGAAGCATCTTCTGTTGAACAAA CTGGTGTGCTGCACTCACCTTCAGTGCGCGCTCCACTATGGACCGTAAAAGGGATGACTGGCACAGGACAAGAAGAGAAAGGAAAACCTACATGCCACAGAATGACGGATGACAGGAGTACTATGCTGCGCATCCTTGAGCAGCCTGAGATGCGAAGAGAAGTGGAGAGACTTCGAACTTTTCAGAACTGGCCAGCAGATGCACCTGTCACATCTGGAGACCTGGCCAAGGCAGGTTTCTTTTTTCTAGGCCCCGGGGATAAAGTCCAATGTTTCTGCTGTGGAGGGATTTTAAGATGTTGGGTACACGGGGACAGCCCGGCCACCGAGCACAAGAGGCATTTCCCCACTTGCAGTTTCATACTTGGTCGAGCTGTGGGAAATATTCCACTCCAAGTTGGATCCTCCGACTCTGTGGACGGCCAGCTGTTGAGTCAACTCCAGAGGATGACTATGGATGAGCAGGGGACAGCTGGACAAGCGGTCTACCCAGAGATGGAGGCTGAAGATTCCCGGCTCACCACTTTCCACAACTGGCCCACCGAGGCCTCAGTCCAGCCAGATGTTCTTGTCAGAGCAGGATTTTTCTACACAG GTCATGGTGACAATGTCAAATGCTTCCACTGTGATGGAGGGCTGAGGAACTGGGAGCCAGGAGACGACCCTTGGCAGGAACATGCCAAGTGGTTTCCACG ATGTGAGTTTTTAATCCAGGCGAGAGGGCAGGAGTACATCAGCAACATACAAGATGCTCATTTCCATCTGGGTGATACTGTG GGTGGATCACAGACCCTCACAGGCAGAGATATCGGATCCAGAAATG ATATGGTCGGAGGTCTGGGAGCTTCCTCGGCCATGCTTTCTCCGGTCGTGCAGACTGTGCTGCAGATGGGATTTGAAGCCAGCCTGGTGGAGAGTCTGGTTCAGACCAAGTACCTTTTGACAGGTCAGCACTACACTTCtgtgtctgacctggtcactgaCGTACTGCAGGCGGAGCAGGAGGAAAGACAGAGGGGGCCACAGAGCAGAG AGCCAGAGTCGAGGCATGGCTCCAGTGCTGGAAATGTGAGGACACAATCACCCATCAGAGAGAAAG TGAAGGACCCCAGCCCAGAGGAGCTGCTGAGGCAACTGCAGGAGGAAAGGACCTGTAAGGTGTGCATGGACAAACTGGTGTCCATCGTCTTCATCCCCTGTGGCCATTTGGTGGTGTGTGGCGATTGTGCTGCCAGCCTGCGTCACTGCCCCATCTGCAGAGCTGTTATTAGGGGCAGTGTTCGTGCATTCATGTCCTAA
- the birc7 gene encoding baculoviral IAP repeat-containing protein 7 isoform X5 gives MRAPLWTVKGMTGTGQEEKGKPTCHRMTDDRSTMLRILEQPEMRREVERLRTFQNWPADAPVTSGDLAKAGFFFLGPGDKVQCFCCGGILRCWVHGDSPATEHKRHFPTCSFILGRAVGNIPLQVGSSDSVDGQLLSQLQRMTMDEQGTAGQAVYPEMEAEDSRLTTFHNWPTEASVQPDVLVRAGFFYTGHGDNVKCFHCDGGLRNWEPGDDPWQEHAKWFPRCEFLIQARGQEYISNIQDAHFHLGDTVGGSQTLTGRDIGSRNDMVGGLGASSAMLSPVVQTVLQMGFEASLVESLVQTKYLLTGQHYTSVSDLVTDVLQAEQEERQRGPQSREPESRHGSSAGNVRTQSPIREKVKDPSPEELLRQLQEERTCKVCMDKLVSIVFIPCGHLVVCGDCAASLRHCPICRAVIRGSVRAFMS, from the exons A TGCGCGCTCCACTATGGACCGTAAAAGGGATGACTGGCACAGGACAAGAAGAGAAAGGAAAACCTACATGCCACAGAATGACGGATGACAGGAGTACTATGCTGCGCATCCTTGAGCAGCCTGAGATGCGAAGAGAAGTGGAGAGACTTCGAACTTTTCAGAACTGGCCAGCAGATGCACCTGTCACATCTGGAGACCTGGCCAAGGCAGGTTTCTTTTTTCTAGGCCCCGGGGATAAAGTCCAATGTTTCTGCTGTGGAGGGATTTTAAGATGTTGGGTACACGGGGACAGCCCGGCCACCGAGCACAAGAGGCATTTCCCCACTTGCAGTTTCATACTTGGTCGAGCTGTGGGAAATATTCCACTCCAAGTTGGATCCTCCGACTCTGTGGACGGCCAGCTGTTGAGTCAACTCCAGAGGATGACTATGGATGAGCAGGGGACAGCTGGACAAGCGGTCTACCCAGAGATGGAGGCTGAAGATTCCCGGCTCACCACTTTCCACAACTGGCCCACCGAGGCCTCAGTCCAGCCAGATGTTCTTGTCAGAGCAGGATTTTTCTACACAG GTCATGGTGACAATGTCAAATGCTTCCACTGTGATGGAGGGCTGAGGAACTGGGAGCCAGGAGACGACCCTTGGCAGGAACATGCCAAGTGGTTTCCACG ATGTGAGTTTTTAATCCAGGCGAGAGGGCAGGAGTACATCAGCAACATACAAGATGCTCATTTCCATCTGGGTGATACTGTG GGTGGATCACAGACCCTCACAGGCAGAGATATCGGATCCAGAAATG ATATGGTCGGAGGTCTGGGAGCTTCCTCGGCCATGCTTTCTCCGGTCGTGCAGACTGTGCTGCAGATGGGATTTGAAGCCAGCCTGGTGGAGAGTCTGGTTCAGACCAAGTACCTTTTGACAGGTCAGCACTACACTTCtgtgtctgacctggtcactgaCGTACTGCAGGCGGAGCAGGAGGAAAGACAGAGGGGGCCACAGAGCAGAG AGCCAGAGTCGAGGCATGGCTCCAGTGCTGGAAATGTGAGGACACAATCACCCATCAGAGAGAAAG TGAAGGACCCCAGCCCAGAGGAGCTGCTGAGGCAACTGCAGGAGGAAAGGACCTGTAAGGTGTGCATGGACAAACTGGTGTCCATCGTCTTCATCCCCTGTGGCCATTTGGTGGTGTGTGGCGATTGTGCTGCCAGCCTGCGTCACTGCCCCATCTGCAGAGCTGTTATTAGGGGCAGTGTTCGTGCATTCATGTCCTAA
- the birc7 gene encoding baculoviral IAP repeat-containing protein 7 isoform X4 has protein sequence MRLTTVYMREPSSVTLKPCTTLPQWLLHPGFERPLQFTSFTVGWQKFEASSVEQTGVLHSPSVRAPLWTVKGMTGTGQEEKGKPTCHRMTDDRSTMLRILEQPEMRREVERLRTFQNWPADAPVTSGDLAKAGFFFLGPGDKVQCFCCGGILRCWVHGDSPATEHKRHFPTCSFILGRAVGNIPLQVGSSDSVDGQLLSQLQRMTMDEQGTAGQAVYPEMEAEDSRLTTFHNWPTEASVQPDVLVRAGFFYTGHGDNVKCFHCDGGLRNWEPGDDPWQEHAKWFPRCEFLIQARGQEYISNIQDAHFHLGDTVGGSQTLTGRDIGSRNDMVGGLGASSAMLSPVVQTVLQMGFEASLVESLVQTKYLLTGQHYTSVSDLVTDVLQAEQEERQRGPQSREPESRHGSSAGNVRTQSPIREKVKDPSPEELLRQLQEERTCKVCMDKLVSIVFIPCGHLVVCGDCAASLRHCPICRAVIRGSVRAFMS, from the exons ATGCGTTTGACAACGGTTTACATG AGAGAGCCCTCCTCAGTTACGTTAAAGCCCTGTACTACACTTCCCCAATGGCTGCTCCATCCGGGCTTTGAGCGGCCGCTGCAGTTCACGTCATTCACCGTGGGGTGGCAAAAGTTTGAAGCATCTTCTGTTGAACAAA CTGGTGTGCTGCACTCACCTTCAGTGCGCGCTCCACTATGGACCGTAAAAGGGATGACTGGCACAGGACAAGAAGAGAAAGGAAAACCTACATGCCACAGAATGACGGATGACAGGAGTACTATGCTGCGCATCCTTGAGCAGCCTGAGATGCGAAGAGAAGTGGAGAGACTTCGAACTTTTCAGAACTGGCCAGCAGATGCACCTGTCACATCTGGAGACCTGGCCAAGGCAGGTTTCTTTTTTCTAGGCCCCGGGGATAAAGTCCAATGTTTCTGCTGTGGAGGGATTTTAAGATGTTGGGTACACGGGGACAGCCCGGCCACCGAGCACAAGAGGCATTTCCCCACTTGCAGTTTCATACTTGGTCGAGCTGTGGGAAATATTCCACTCCAAGTTGGATCCTCCGACTCTGTGGACGGCCAGCTGTTGAGTCAACTCCAGAGGATGACTATGGATGAGCAGGGGACAGCTGGACAAGCGGTCTACCCAGAGATGGAGGCTGAAGATTCCCGGCTCACCACTTTCCACAACTGGCCCACCGAGGCCTCAGTCCAGCCAGATGTTCTTGTCAGAGCAGGATTTTTCTACACAG GTCATGGTGACAATGTCAAATGCTTCCACTGTGATGGAGGGCTGAGGAACTGGGAGCCAGGAGACGACCCTTGGCAGGAACATGCCAAGTGGTTTCCACG ATGTGAGTTTTTAATCCAGGCGAGAGGGCAGGAGTACATCAGCAACATACAAGATGCTCATTTCCATCTGGGTGATACTGTG GGTGGATCACAGACCCTCACAGGCAGAGATATCGGATCCAGAAATG ATATGGTCGGAGGTCTGGGAGCTTCCTCGGCCATGCTTTCTCCGGTCGTGCAGACTGTGCTGCAGATGGGATTTGAAGCCAGCCTGGTGGAGAGTCTGGTTCAGACCAAGTACCTTTTGACAGGTCAGCACTACACTTCtgtgtctgacctggtcactgaCGTACTGCAGGCGGAGCAGGAGGAAAGACAGAGGGGGCCACAGAGCAGAG AGCCAGAGTCGAGGCATGGCTCCAGTGCTGGAAATGTGAGGACACAATCACCCATCAGAGAGAAAG TGAAGGACCCCAGCCCAGAGGAGCTGCTGAGGCAACTGCAGGAGGAAAGGACCTGTAAGGTGTGCATGGACAAACTGGTGTCCATCGTCTTCATCCCCTGTGGCCATTTGGTGGTGTGTGGCGATTGTGCTGCCAGCCTGCGTCACTGCCCCATCTGCAGAGCTGTTATTAGGGGCAGTGTTCGTGCATTCATGTCCTAA